In Sesamum indicum cultivar Zhongzhi No. 13 unplaced genomic scaffold, S_indicum_v1.0 scaffold00057, whole genome shotgun sequence, one DNA window encodes the following:
- the LOC105178792 gene encoding uncharacterized protein LOC105178792, giving the protein MVEEYFVQSQGVKMLYLVEKLEDLKVELDNDTYIDVILQSLPPSYDPFVINYNTNGLKKSIHELINMLVQYEAMTHKSTLAVLVGESSIFKAKDKRAGCWKTKKDKGNAIAATASTPSAPITPMGMDKGKGKAADYKRSKAIDVCMPC; this is encoded by the coding sequence ATGGTCGAAGAATATTTTGTACAAAGTCAgggggttaagatgctataCCTAGTGGAGAAGCTCGAAGACCTCAAAGTTGAGCTTGACAATGACACGTACATTGATGTGATCCTTCAGTCACTTCCTCCGTCCTACGACCCGTTTGTTATTAACTACAACACGAACGGACTTAAaaagtctattcatgagttaattaatatgctggtCCAATACGAGGCGATGACCCACAAGTCTACACTGGCGGTATTGGTGGGTGAGTCTTCAATCTTCAAAGCAAAAGACAAGAGGGCTGGATGCTGGAAGACaaagaaagataaaggaaATGCCATTGCAGCCACTGCTAGCACTCCGAGCGCTCCTATTACGCCCATGGGAATGGacaaagggaaagggaaggcTGCCGATTATAAGCGATCGAAGGCAATTGATGTCTGCATGCCTTGCTAA